The following coding sequences are from one Triticum dicoccoides isolate Atlit2015 ecotype Zavitan chromosome 4A, WEW_v2.0, whole genome shotgun sequence window:
- the LOC119285743 gene encoding probable pre-mRNA-splicing factor ATP-dependent RNA helicase DEAH5, producing MAPAAGEGPGDDGLRKLEYLSLVSKVCSELETHIGVGDKVLAEFITELGRDAPSVADFDAKLKANGADLPDYFVRTLLTIIHAILPPPSHNPSSAASQSNSKYRALSRPDDADRARELRLELERDANATAATTPAPSRDRSRDDRSRDRDHDRTRDERGRDRDHGRSRDRDRGRGDCSHNRDRAHDDRGQDRNHDRGCEHDHGWDRDRDRGRDRDREGDRDGNGGRAQDRLQQRDRDTGKAHGRSRRYVDEEEGQQERAGGRKTENTLTNSSGEPELYQVYRGRVTRVMDTGCFVKLEDVRGGREGLVHVSQMASRRIANAKEVVKRDQEVFVKVVSVKGDKLSLSLRDVDQDTGKDLLPMQRGVEDAPRTNPSVGSAAAAGSGRRLGLSGIVITEEDEVAPISRRPLKRMSSPERWEAKQLIASGVLDVRDYPQFDEDGDGMLYQEEGAEEELEIELNEDEPEFLQGQSRFSIDMSPVKIFKNPEGSLSRAAALQTALIKERREVREQEQRAMLDSIPKDLNRPWEDPMPDTGERHLAQELRGVGLSAYDMPEWKKEAYGKALTFGQRSKLSIQDQRQTLPIYKLKKELIQAVHDNQVLVVIGETGSGKTTQVTQYLAEAGYTTRGKIGCTQPRRVAAMSVAKRVAEEFGCRLGEEVGYAIRFEDCTGPETVIKYMTDGMLLREILVDENLSQYSVVMLDEAHERTIHTDVLFGLLKQLVKRRPDMRLIVTSATLDAEKFSGYFFNCNIFTIPGRTFPVEILYTKQPESDYLDAALITVLQIHLTEPEGDILVFLTGQEEIDHACQCLYERMKGLGKDVPELIILPVYSALPSEMQSKIFEPAPPGKRKVVVATNIAEASLTIDGIYYVIDPGFAKINVYNSKQGLDSLVITPISQASAKQRAGRAGRTGPGKCYRLYTESAYRNEMSPTTIPEIQRINLGSTVLNMKAMGINDLLSFDFMDPPAPQALISAMEQLYSLGALDEEGLLTKLGRKMAEFPLDPPLSKMLLASVDLGCSDEILTIIAMIQTGNIFYRPREKQAQADQKRAKFFQPEGDHLTLLAVYEAWKAKNFSGPWCFENFVQSRSLRRAQDVRKQLLTIMDRYKLDVVAAGKNFMKIRKAITAGFFFHAARKDPQEGYRTLVENQPVYIHPSSALFQRQPDWVIYHELVMTTKEYMREVTVVDPKWLVELAPRFYKGADPTKMSKRKRQERIEPLYDRYHEPNSWRLSKRRA from the exons ATGGCGCCGGCGGCGGGGGAGGGTCCCGGCGACGATGGGCTCCGAAAGTTGGAGTACCTGTCGCTCGTCTCCAAGGTCTGCTCGGAGCTGGAGACGCACATCGGTGTAGGCGACAAGGTACTGGCTGAGTTCATTACCGAGCTCGGCCGCGACGCCCCCTCGGTCGCCGATTTCGACGCCAAGCTCAAGGCCAACGGCGCCGACCTCCCCGACTACTTCGTCCGCACGCTCCTCACCATCATCCACGCCATCCTCCCGCCGCCCTCCCATAACCCTAGCTCCGCCGCCTCGCAGTCCAACTCCAAGTACCGCGCGCTCTCGCGCCCCGACGACGCAGATCGCGCCCGCGAGCTCCGCCTCGAGCTTGAGCGTGATGCCAATGCCACAGCGGCGACCACCCCTGCCCCTTCCAGGGACCGCAGTCGCGATGACCGCTCTCGGGACCGTGACCATGACCGCACGCGTGATGAACGCGGACGGGATCGTGACCATGGCCGCAGTCGTGACAGAGACCGCGGGCGTGGTGATTGCAGCCATAACCGTGACCGAGCACATGATGACCGTGGCCAGGATCGTAACCATGACCGAGGCTGTGAACATGATCATGGCTGGGACAGGGATCGagaccgtggtcgcgacagagaccgGGAGGGAGATCGGGACGGTAATGGTGGGAGGGCCCAGGACCGCCTCCAGCAAAGGGACAGGGATACTGGCAAGGCCCATGGAAGGAGCAGGAGGTATGTGGATGAGGAGGAGGGACAGCAGGAAAGGGCTGGAGGAAGGAAGACAGAGAATACCCTGACAAATTCAAGTGGCGAGCCTGAGCTTTACCAGGTGTACAGGGGGAGGGTGACCCGTGTAATGGACACCGGTTGCTTTGTCAAGCTTGAGGATGTTCGTGGTGGCCGTGAGGGACTTGTTCATGTATCGCAGATGGCAAGCAGACGGATAGCCAATGCAAAGGAGGTGGTGAAGCGTGATCAGGAGGTGTTCGTGAAGGTAGTTTCGGTAAAGGGAGATAAGTTGAGTCTCTCACTGAGGGATGTGGATCAGGATACAGGAAAGGACCTTCTGCCAATGCAGCGTGGTGTGGAGGATGCTCCAAGGACTAACCCATCTGTTGGTAGTGCTGCTGCTGCTGGGTCTGGAAGGAGGTTGGGTCTATCGGGGATTGTGATTACAGAGGAGGATGAGGTTGCACCCATCTCGCGGCGTCCCCTCAAGCGGATGAGCTCACCGGAGAGGTGGGAAGCGAAGCAGCTAATTGCTTCGGGTGTTCTCGATGTGAGGGATTACCCACAGTTTGATGAGGATGGTGATGGAATGTTGTATCAGGAGGAAGGCGCAGAGGAGGAGTTGGAGATTGAGCTTAATGAGGATGAACCAGAGTTCTTGCAGGGACAAAGCAGATTCTCAATTGACATGTCACCTGTTAAGATTTTCAAGAATCCAGAGGGTTCATTAAGTCGAGCAGCAGCTCTCCAGACTGCCCTCATCAAGGAGCGCCGTGAGGTTAGAGAACAAGAGCAGAGAGCAATGCTGGACTCGATACCCAAGGATCTGAATAGGCCATGGGAGGACCCAATGCCCGACACAGGTGAGCGACACCTTGCACAGGAGCTTAGAGGTGTTGGTCTATCAGCTTATGACATGCCAGAATGGAAGAAGGAAGCATATGGAAAAGCTTTAACGTTTGGGCAAAGGTCAAAGCTTTCAATACAAGATCAGAGGCAAACTCTTCCAATATACAAGTTGAAGAAAGAGTTGATTCAAGCTGTGCATGATaatcaagttttagttgttatcggAGAAACTGGCTCTGGAAAGACAACGCAGGTGACACAATATTTGGCTGAAGCTGGTTATACCACAAGGGGTAAAATTGGCTGTACTCAACCTCGTAGGGTGGCTGCAATGTCTGTTGCAAAGAGAGTGGCAGAAGAATTTGGCTGTCGACTGGGAGAGGAAGTTGGTTATGCCATTCGCTTTGAGGATTGCACTGGCCCAGAAACTGTGATAAAATACATGACCGATGGAATGCTTCTGCGTGAAATTTTAGTTGATGAGAACCTTTCCCAGTATTCAGTAGTCATGCTTGATGAAGCGCACGAAAGGACCATCCACACAGATGTTCTCTTCGGTTTGCTGAAGCAGCTTGTTAAGCGTAGACCTGACATGAGGCTTATTGTTACTTCTGCTACCCTTGATGCTGAAAAGTTCTCTGGGTATTTCTTCAACTGCAACATCTTCACAATTCCGGGAAGAACATTCCCAGTGGAGATACTCTACACCAAACAACCAGAAAGTGACTACTTGGATGCTGCATTGATTACCGTGCTGCAGATCCACTTGACAGAGCCAGAGGGTGATATCCTTGTTTTCTTGACTGGTCAAGAGGAGATTGATCATGCCTGTCAATGTTTATATGAGAGGATGAAAGGGCTGGGAAAGGATGTTCCTGAGCTCATAATTTTGCCTGTGTATAGCGCTCTGCCTAGTGAAATGCAGTCAAAGATCTTTGAGCCAGCTCCACCTGGGAAGAGGAAGGTGGTCGTAGCCACCAATATTGCTGAAGCTTCTTTAACCATTGATGGCATATATTATGTCATCGACCCTGGCTTCGCCAAAATCAATGTTTATAATTCAAAACAAGGGCTTGATTCATTGGTCATCACTCCAATCTCACAAGCATCGGCAAAACAAAGAGCAGGGCGTGCTGGCCGTACTGGACCAGGCAAATGTTATCGTCTATACACTGAAAGTGCTTACCGCAATGAAATGTCACCAACGACGATTCCAGAAATTCAAAGGATCAATTTGGGCTCTACAGTTCTTAATATGAAGGCAATGGGGATAAATGACCTACTATCCTTTGATTTTATGGACCCCCCAGCACCCCAAGCACTTATCTCTGCTATGGAACAGCTTTACAGCCTTGGCGCTCTTGATGAGGAGGGCCTTCTTACCAAACTGGGAAGAAAAATGGCTGAATTTCCACTGGATCCACCACTTTCAAAGATGCTACTAGCTAGCGTCGACCTTGGATGCAGTGATGAGATACTGACTATTATAGCGATGATTCAAACGGGGAATATTTTCTATAGGCCTAGAGAAAAACAGGCTCAAGCTGATCAGAAAAGGGCCAAATTTTTCCAGCCAGAGGGAGATCATCTTACCCTACTTGCTGTATATGAGGCTTGGAAAGCAAAGAACTTTTCAGGGCCCTGGTGCTTTGAGAACTTTGTTCAGTCAAGATCGCTAAGGAGAGCACAAGATGTCAGAAAGCAGCTTCTAACTATCATGGATAG ATATAAGTTGGATGTTGTCGCTGCTGGGAAGAACTTCATGAAAATAAGGAAAGCAATCACTGCCGGCTTCTTTTTCCATGCTGCCAGGAAAGATCCCCAGGAAGGCTACAGAACCTTGGTGGAGAACCAGCCAGTGTACATTCACCCAAGCAGTGCGCTGTTCCAGCGCCAACCAGATTGGGTCATTTACCACGAGCTTGTAATGACGACCAAGGAGTATATGAGGGAGGTGACCGTGGTTGACCCGAAATGGTTAGTGGAGTTAGCGCCAAGATTCTACAAGGGCGCAGATCCAACCAAGATGAGCAAGAGGAAGCGACAGGAAAGGATTGAGCCTCTGTACGACAGGTACCACGAGCCCAACTCATGGCGTCTCAGCAAGCGCCGAGCTTGA